Below is a window of Pseudomonas eucalypticola DNA.
CCGGCCTTGACCCATTGGTTGTCTTCCACCAGCACTTGGGTAATGAACCCCGAGACCTTTGGGGCGACCACTGTGTAGTCGGCCAGCACGTAGGCGTCGTTGGTGCTCTGCGAGCCCGAGGCACCGAACACCGCGGGCCAGGCCAGGTAAAGAATCCCGGCCACCGCGGCCACGGCCACGGTGATCAGAATGACGGTTGGCTTCTTGGTCATCATCACGACTTCTCTCTTGAAGGTTGACTACGCCACCGCGCGCGGTGGGTAGATACGGGTAGGCACGAAAGGGATCAGCACAATCAGCACAGCCGCCACCATGCCCATGTACAGATACAGGTCGGCGCTGGTCAGCACCTGGGCCTGGGCATGCAGGCGCCCGGCCAGGGTAGGATCGTTGAGGTCGGCCAGGGGCGAGTTGCCCAGGCTGTCCACCAGCATCGTCGAGTGAAAGTGCTGGCGCGTGGTGGTCAGCCACTCGATCAAGCCGCTGGCCACCACCGAAGCCAGGCCTTTGACGGTGTTGAACCACGAGGACGCCAATGGCCCTTCAGGCGGGGTCATGCCATTGGTGGCCAGCATCAGCAGGGGAATCACCGCCATCGGCTGGCCGAAGATCTGCAGGCATTGCATCAGGTAGAAATTGTCGCGAATCCACTGCGAAGTCATCAGGCTGCCGACCATGCACGCCGCGCACAGCAGCGCCAGGCCGACGGCCAGTACCCAGCGGCAATCGACCCGGCGGATGTTGCACAGGGCCGCCACCAATGGCAGTGCCAGCAACTGCGGCAAGGCCACCACCAACAACACCGGCGCCGTCTGCGCCGGACGGTAGCCTTGGATGTGCGCCAGGAAGCTGTAGGGGATGATGATGACGCCGGAAAGCACTACCAGCACGCCGCCCAAGGTGATCAGCGAATGGGTGAGGTTGCGGTTGCTGAGCATCTGCAGCTTGAAGAACGGCAGCGGGTGGGACCATTCGTTGATCATGAACAGCACCATCAGCACCGCGCCGCCACCCAGCAACCAGCAAATGAGGGTGGACTCGAACCAGTCCATGCGGTCGCCCAGGGAAATGCCTATGACCAGGGAACAGATCGCCGGCAGGCCGAGCATCAGGCCGCGATAATCGAACTGCTTGAGCCGCTCCAGGCGCAAGGGATCCTGGGGCAAGCCGTAGGCCACGCAGGCCATGGCCACCAGCGCCGGTGGAATGATTTGCCAGAAGATGGCCTGCCAGGGTGCGTATTCGGTCCACAACCCGGCCAGTGGCAAGCCGATGCTGGGGCCGAAGGTGGCCGTCAACGCGTACCCCGCCAGCCCATAGAGCTTGATGTTGGGGGGCAGGAAACGCAGCGCCACGCTCATGAGCATCGGCGGCAAGGCACCGCTGGCCGCCCCTTGCAGGGTGCGCAACACCATCAGGCATGCCAGGTTGGGCGCCAGCGGGCACAGCACGCCCAATACCGCGAAGGCGCCGATGGCGCACAGGGTGAAGCGGCGCAGGGTGAAGGTGACCGCGCACCAGGGCGCGAACGCCATGGCCGAGACCGAGGTGGCTGAATACAAGGCGACCAGCCACGTGCCTTCATCCGACCCGATGTGCATGGCGCCCCGAATGTCGGCCATGGCCAGCTTGGTGACCATTTCGTTGACCCCGGCCAGCAGCACGGCCAGCAACACCCCCACCAGCCCGATGACGATACGCAGGCCGAATGGCTGGGCCACCGGCGGTGCAGCCGGCTTGGGCGGCGCCACGGGTGCAGCGGCCGCAGGAATCTCAAGCGCCTGGGCGCCGAGCGCAGTCATGGTCCCACCCGGGTCGGGCGGCGGCGAACAATGGCAAGGGGCATGGCTTCATGGCTCCGGAAAAAGGTTCCGGTGGATTCTATGAAGCGCCAATGCTGACGAAAACTGACATATCGGAAGGTTACTACTGCACCAGACGCACGTATGGCCAGGGTGCCTTAATGTGCGAGGCGGTTCGCGGGGCAGAACCACTGCCCCAGCGGCTCGCCCCCTCCGTCGCCCCCCGCCCCAGGGGCTCAGTCAGGCTGATGCCCGGGCAATTGCAGCTCACACGCCTGCTTGAGGGTGCGGCGCAGCCAGCGGTGCGCGGGGTCATTGTCGAACCGGGGGTGCCAGGCCTGAATGATGACCACGCTGGCCAGCGACATGGGCAGGTGGAACGAGCGCAAGGGCAGCCCAAGCCGGGCGACGCTCCATTGCACATGCTCGGGCAGCGGCAAGATCAGGTCGGAGCCCGGCAGCGAGAACATCGCCGAGTGGAAGCTGGGCGTGATCAGCGTCACCCGCCGCTCCAGGCCCATGGCGGCCAATGCCGTGTCGATCGGGCCGGTGGCGCGGCCACGCCGCGACACGCTGACCTGGTCATAGGCGGCGAAGCGCTCGGGGGTGATTTCGTCGTCGAACAGGGGATGGTCCACCCGCGCCAGGCCCACGAACGAGGTGGTGAACAGGTTCTGTACCTTGATCTCCGGGCCAAAGGGCCGCATGGCGCTGATGTACAGGTCGATGCGCCCCTCGCGCAGCGCGTCGTCTTCGCCCTCGCCTTCCGGCACGAAGCGCAGCACCGTATTGGGGGCGTGCTCGCGCATGATTTCCATCAGCTGGCCACCGAAGGCGGCGATGAACACATCGTTGGCGCGCAGGTTGAAACAGCGCCGCAAGGTGGACAGGTCGACCTCTTCGCGTGAACTGAACACCACCGCAGCCTGCTCCACCAGGCTGCGCACCCGCCCGCGCAGGGCCAAGGCCCGCGGGGTGGGGACCAGGCCGCGGCCGGCACGCACCAGGATGGGGTCGTCCACGGCCTGGCGTATGCGCGTCAGCGTGCGGCTCATGGCCGCCGGGCTCAGGTTCATGCGCCGCGCCGCGCCCACCACGCTGCCCTCATCCAGCAAGGCGTCCAGCGCGATCAACAAGTTCATGTCCGGCAGTTGCATGGCCCATATCCTCCAGGCGTTGCTTCAATAGTGGCATTGCGCTCCTCGCGTGGCGGGACCTTACACTTTTTGCAACGGATTGCAAAACACGCAACTAGTCATTGTTCAGCACGCCATTTACCAGCCGGGTTTTTTCTCTGAACAATGCGCCCATCGCTGACAGCCCGGACACACCATGACCACGAATGTATTGATCGCCATCGATGGCAGCGACCAGCGCCACGCCGTGATTGACCTGGCGGGCCGGTACCTCTCGCCCTCGCGGCATGCCCTGAAGGTGTTGCTGGCGGTGGACCCGTCCTTCTCGCTGACAAGCGAAAACGACCACATTGCCCGCGCCGATGAAGTGGAATACCCGGCGGCCAGTGAACAGCAGCATGCCGCCAACCGCTTGATCCAATCCGCGTGCGACGCCTTCCAAGCCGCAGGTTTCCAGGTGCAGGGCGCGTTGGTCCAGGGCGAGCCAGCCGACGTCATCGTCAACCGCGCACACGCCCTGGCCTGCGACCTGATCGTCATGGGCCACCGCCACCTGAGCTGGTTCGGCAAGGTCGTCGACCCATCCGTCAGCGCCCGGGTCCTGGATGCCGCGCGCTGCCCGGTACTGATTCAAACACGCTCCACAGCCGACGCCACAGCGGAGAAATGATCATGCCCCTGCACTACCTCGAACTGGAAACCCACGAAGCCGTCGCCCTGATTCGCTTCAACCGGCCCCAGGTGCTCAACGCGCTGTGCGCCGCGATGATGGCCGAGTTGGCGGGTGTACTCGACCAGCTGGAGCAGGACCACGCCATTCGTGCCGTGGTGCTGACCGGCACCGCCGAAGCATTTGCCGCCGGTGCCGACATCAAGGAGATGCGCGACCTGACGTACATGGATGTATACCGCGCCGACTTCGTCACCGTGGACTGGGAACGCATCGCCAGCTTCCGAAAACCCATCATCGCCGCCGTCGCCGGCTTCGCGCTGGGTGGCGGGTGTGAAATGGCGTTGATGTGCGACTTCATCCTGGCGGCCGACAATGCCCGCTTCGGCCAACCGGAAATCAAGTTGGGCACCATCCCCGGCGCCGGTGGCAGCCAGCGCCTGGCACGCTTCGTGGGCAAGTCCAAAGCCATGGACATGGTGCTGACGGGCCGCACCCTGGACGCCCAGGAGGCCGAGCGCTGTGGCCTGGTCAGCCGTGTGGTCAAGGCCGATGAGCTGGTGGATGAAGCGCTGCTGACCGCTTCACGCATCGCCAGTTATTCGGGCCCGGTCTGCATGCTGGCCAAGGAAGCGGTGAACGCAGCGTTCGAGACGACGCTGGCCGAAGGGGTTCGCCAGGAGCGCCGCCTGTTCCACTCCACCTTCGCCATCGACGACCAGAAAGAAGGCATGGCCGCCTTCAGCGAAAAACGCCGGGCGCAATTCAGTCATCGCTGATCGGTAGCAGGCGGCGGGCACTTCAGGTCCAGCGCGTGCGCCCACGGCGCGGCCATGGCCGCTGCGAGAGCAACGGTGGGACGCCTGTTACCACTGGTATCGGTACCCGGCGTTCAGTGCCCACGGGCGCTTGAGGGCCGGGCTATCGCTGGTTTCGATGTCGGCGTACACCTGATGGCCGGCCCCCAGGGACCCGGTCAGCCCGGCACCGGCGTACCAGCCCCCACCATTGCCATCAGGGTGGCTGGCGACCGTGTTGGTCCTGATGCGGTTGCGTGCCGTGAGGTCCTGGGTCCAGCCAAATGCAAGGTAGGGTTGCCATGCGGCATCACCCCGCAGCTGGCGCCCGATGCGTGTGCCAGCGCGCAACTGGGTGGCGACTCCCGAACTGGCGTCAACGTGCAGGCCATTGCTCAAGGCGTAACGATCGCCACTGGCATACAGCGCGGAAAACTGCACCTGCGGTTCGATGAACCAGTCGTGGGCGAGCGCCCACCGCTTGCCTGTTTCCAGCGAAACCCCGGCACCGTGGCTGCGCGAGTGGCCGGTGACCCTGGCGCCGTCACTGGCGCGCACGTCGAGACGCGTGGACCAGCGGTTGAGGGTCACCAGGCTATCGGTGTACCAGCCCGAGTCGTCCAGGTAGGTGGCATAGGTACCCACGTAGGCACTGTCCAGCTTGCCGCTGCCTTCGCCGCTGAAACGGCGATCGGCCTGGCTATGGCCGAGCAGCGCCCCCAGTACCCAGGTGCCACTGGCCGTGCTCAGCCGGGCGTCGGCGCCCAGCTGAACGCCGTTGATGTGCTGGGAAAAGTCACGGCCCACGCCATTGTCCAAACGCTGATGCTGGCCGTAGCTGCGCAGCCACAGGCCCTGCCCCGCGCCGCCGTTGCGTAGGTCACCCACGCGCTGAATCAGGCTACCGCGTTCCGCGTCCCAGGTGTCGCGCAATGTAGCCAGGGCACTGCTGTTGATGGCCGCGCTGGCCGCCGTGGACAGGTTAACCGGTGTCGGCGGTGTCGGCGTGGGCGGCGTGGGCGGTGTCGGCGTGGTCGGTGTCGGCGTGGGCGTCGGCGTCGGCGTCGGCGTCGGTGGCACAGGGGGCAACAGAGCTTCAGGGGGCTCGACAGGCACGGTCGGTTCAGGCGGTACGGGCACGCCCGGGTCAGTCGGTTCACCTGGCTCAGGCGTCGGTAAGAGCTGCCCAACGTTGACCAGGTTCCAGTTCACCCCGGCTATGCCCTCCTCCTTGCGCAAGGCATAGCGATACGTGCCGGCGTCCACCAGCGCGCCGCGGTTGGCCAGGGTAAAACGCCCGGGACCGCCCTGACTTTGCACCAGGGTCAATCGCTGGCCACCGGCGGTGGGCTCGGCGCCGCTGTTGCGCACCAGCAACTGATTGCTGCCCATGATCTGGCCGCCTACCTCCACGCGGTCGCCACGCTGTTCGCCCAGGTCGGTGTTCATGGCGTAATAGCCATCGCCCGTCAGGTTACCGGCCACACGCAGGTTCATGAAACCCCCGCTCGGGGCCGCGGCGAATGCCACCACGCCATCGTTGTTCAGGGCGGCCAGGGCGGAGTCGCCGCGCAGCCGCCAGGCACTGGTGGCATCGATGTCCACGCCGCTGGCCTGTGGACTGTCGCGCACCGCGCCGTCCAGTGTCGACGCGTCACGCAGGTTCATTTCCAGGGCGCCGGCGTCCACTTGCACGTCGCCCTGCAGCCACGACGCGCTGCTGTCGAGGGTGACCTTGCCAGCGGCGACCCCGTTCGCGGCGTCGGTGAGCCACAACACGCTGCCCCCATCGCCCGCGCTGCGCCCTGTGAGCTGGCTGTTGGTGAGGCTGGCCACCAGGCTGCCGCCGGACACCCGCACGGCGCTGGCGTCTTGCGTGCCCACCACGCTATCGGTGAGGGCCAGGTGGTTGGTCACCCCTGCCTCGGTGGCTTGGCTGACAATGCCATAGGCTTTCGCGCCCTGGGTGCGAAGCGACGAGGCCTGCAGGCTCATGCTGGCGTCATTGCTGATCGCCAGGCCATAGGCAGATGCCCCTTGAGTGACTACCTCGGTGCGCGTCGCCTGCAGCGTTGCTTCGCGACCCGCGGCGAACAGGCCATGGGCCAGATCGCCGTGGGTCAGTACCTGGCTGTCCTCCAGGCTGATATGCGCCCCCGGCAAACGCGCCACCGCCCCCATGGCACCCTTGCCGTACGTTTCCACGGCCACATCGCGTACATCGAAGGTGGCGCGGGGATCGGTGCCGGGGTCCTGGTTACCCACCATATCGGTCGAGGCGTACAGGGCATAGGCCGAGTCCCCGTGGGTGGTGAGGCTGCCGCCGTTCATGGTGAACGCCCCGGCGCGGTTATCGACGCCGGTCGCCAGGCGCCCCCAGGTTTCCAGATCGCTGCCTTGCACATCGGCCCGACTGCCGCTGCCCGGCATCCAGATCGCGGAGCCGGAGTCACCCCGGGTGGTGACCTGGGCGTCGGTCATGTGCAGCACCGATTCCCTGGCGTTGAGGTTCACGCCGTTGCCCGTCTGCGAGGCAATGCGCGAATGGCTGACCGTCGCTTGGCCGCCGGGCTTGAGGCCCACGGGCCGGATCAGGATGCCATCGCCCATGGCCTTGAGGCTGCCATTGCTGAAGGTGAACACGCCCTCCTGCATGTCCACACCTTGGGCCTTGTGGGACTCGGCGGTAACGCCGTCGGCCCGGATCACGGTACCGGCGTCGGTCATGCCAAACACCGGCGCATACTGGCCATAGGTGATCGCCGTGGTGTCGTGCAACTGCACCTGGGCGCCGTCCTGGGCGCGGATGGCATAGGCAACGTTGCCGGTACTGGACACGGTGGCGCCGTCGGCGCTGATCGTGGTGCCAGCGCCCATAACCGACACCCCATCCGCCATCATGCCGGTGGTACTGACGACGCCACCGGTGAGTTGCGCCGCGCCCCCGTTCGCCACCACCACGCCCCGGCCACGCGCACCGTTGGTGATGACGCTGGTGGCCTGCAACCGCAGCATGCTGCCGGCACCGCTGGCGCTGGCACCGTCGCCGAAGTAGCCATTGGCGATCAGGGTCGAGCGCTCCAGCGCCGCCTTGCCGCCGTTCAGGGCCTGCACGGCCACCACGGCGTCGTTGTTGGTGGCGGCTGTAGCCCTGACATCCAGGCCCAGGCCGAGAAAATCATTGGGCGCGCCGCTGACATTGATGGTTGGACCCGCGCCGCTGTGGGTAACGTGGTCGCCATCCAGGACCAGGGATTGCCCCGCGCTGGAAGAGAGATCTATCTGGTCATATTCGGCAGCCGATGCCGAGATCATCACGGCCAACATTGCGTGGCCGACTGCCACGCTGCTGAACCTGCGTTGGAACAGGGTCATTCATTGACTCCTCAAGACGGTACGTCTGCATTGACGACCAGCGTCGCCAGGTGAATCGAGCAGGACAATCTTGCGGACAGGGCCAATGAACGGTCTTTGATAAACGGCCGCGCTTGTTCAAAAGTGCGGCTGATGTTGCGCCAGGGAGCCTTGCGCCAAGCTGCTCATGGGCTGCTCATCGGCTACTCAAACCCGAGCCTGCGGCATGAATGCACGGCGCCTGGGCGCTCACCATGGGGTGACCTGCCCCGCGTTCGCCCAGGCGGTAGGCAATCTGGCAACTGGAGCCCCCCTGCAGGTTGACCGACAGGGTGCCGGCATCGGCGATACCTTGTACGAAGGCATTGTTGCCCTGGCCCACCACGCCTACCACATTGCCACCGGCATCACGTACGTCAGCCCCGAACGGCAAGGCAATATGCCCACCGTTGGTGATATGGATCACGGCCGATTGTCCGACGCGCGTCTTGAAGTCCAGCTTCACGATGGCGCCGGCGTAGGGGGCGACCTGCTGTGTGGTGTTTTGGAAAGTAACGTCCATGGAGCTGCCCTTGGGGTCCAGGTTGATGGTATTCATGCGGTACGGGGACAGGTAAGGCATTACCCCATAGCCACGCTTGTCCAGCTCCAGGCCGGACAGCCCGCCAATGGTCGCGCCCTCGCCGCCCGGCGCCGATACCACGGCAATGGTCTCGCCGGTGGTGGGCGACAGGGTCACCCCACCGCTATGCACCACCATGCTGCCATCGCTACCCAGGGAATATGCCTTGTAGTCGCTGCCTTGCTCGTAAGAGCCGCGCACCGTGCTGCGGCGGCCGCGGTACTGGGCATTCACACTGCCAGAGCTGGAGGTGTTGCTATCGCTGGCCTGGGCCACGCCATAGCTCAGGCGCCCCGCCTCATCGGCCGTGCCGCTGAGGTAGTTGCGCAACGTGCTGCCCTGCCCCGGCGCTGTGGTGTACTGGGTGCTCAAGCTCGGCGACCGGGTGCTGCTGCCCAGTGGCAAGGTCAGGCTGAGAAAATACTGGGTTTGCGCGCCGGCGAATTGATCATCGTCTCGGCTGGCCGACAGGCTGTAGCTGACATCGCCCAGGTGCCCGTTGAAACCCACCTGGAATTGCCGGCTGGATGTGTCCATGCCGCTCCAGCGTTTGCTGCTGGAGCCGGTCAGGAACACCGAACCATAGCTGCCCACGGGCTGGTCGATGCTGATGTCGAAGCGATCGCGTTCGTTGCCGTTCCACAACCAGTCCTGCCGAAAAGCCGGGTCTTTGACCTGCGCGCGGGCATCGACCGCCTGCGACAGGGTCATGTACCTGGATGAGGAGTAGCGGTACGCGGCCAGGGTGACATTGGTCTTGGTATCGGTGAGCATCTTGCTGTAGGCCAGCTTCACGCTGCGCCCGGACGCCGAGCCCTGGCCATTGCCCAGGTCGGTGTGTTCCTGCGTCAGGTCCAGGGAGAATGCCCCCATCGGCGTGTTCAGGCCAGCGCCGAGCAGCCCGGCGTGAAAGCCCTCACTGGCCTGGAGACCGCCGTAACCGGTCAGGTAGTTATTGAAGCCGTAGTGCACCGTGCCCTGTAGCAGGTGGGCGTCGGAAGACAGGGCCTGGTTATACAGTTTACCGGCCACCAGTTCATATTGGCTGCGCCCCGGACGCAGCAGGTTGGTCACCGACGAATACGGCACGGCGAACCGCCGCTCGCCGCCGTCCGCCTCGGTGACCACCACATTGAGGTCACCGCCATAGCCAGTGGGGTACAGGTCGTCGATCACGAAGTTACCCGGGGTCACGGTGGTCTGGTAGATCTTGATATCGTTCTGCCAAACCTCGACCCGCGCGTTGGTGCGGGCAAAGCTGCGAATGGTGGGCGCGAAGCCGATCTGCGAGTCCGGGAACATGCGCTCGTCCGATGCCAGGCTGGCACCGCGCACGGCCACGCTGTCAAAGCCCACGCCCTTGGTATTGATCTCGCCCAGGGTGACCAGGCTTTTAAGCCCCGCCACCGGGCGCTGCACGTAGGTCGACAACCGGTTCCACTGTGCCTTGGTGCCATTGGTCCAGGTGACATTGGCATTGTGCCTGAACTGCCACAGGCCCAGGTTGAACCCGCCGCGCAACCCCAGGTAGGCAGAATCGGTGCTGCCGAAGTCATCATTCTGGGTGCCGAAGTAGTTCAGGTTGTAGTCCAGCTTCGCCGCAGTCACGCCCGGGTCCCAGTATTGCGCCTCCACGTACCCACGGGGCACGCGGCGCAAGCTTGCCTGGGGAACCTGCAGGTAGAGTTTCTGCTCCGACAGGTCGGCGTAGGCGATGGCGTTGGGGATGGCCGCGGCCACGGTGCGGCACCCCTGGCCCTCGGCCTGGGGTGGAGTGTCGATGCCGATGCGGCGCATTTCGGCCATGGTGAAGCAGGCTTCGGCAATGTTGCCGTGGCCCACATCGACGAATTCGATGCGTGCCCGGGAGGCCTGCTTGCCGTTCAAGTAGATGTCCAGGTCATAGTGCCCTGGCAACACGGGATTACCTTGCTGGTAGCGCGACATGTCCAGGTGCTTGGCATTGCCCACCAGGAATGAGCTGTCGAATTGCGCGTCCGGATGGACCGTCTGCGCGGCTGCCGGTGGCAGTGCCGATTGCGCCGCCCAAGCGGGCTTGGCTGGCCAGTGGAACACGAGACACAGCACGGCCCAGAATCGCAGGGTCGAACCGGAAGTCGAGGCGCGCGGAAACCTTCCGCCCACGCCAGGAGAGCGAGCTAAACAGTTCATATTCATCACAACAACGTGGCGGGGGTTTGCAAGCATTTGACGGCGTTGTTACCGACGCGTATGACTCGACCGTTTCGTGTGGGGTCAAGCAGCCAGCCATTGAGGAAAGCGAGGCGCACTGCCGGGATACCCCTGCATGGAGCGCACGCAGGGGTATTGGCTCAGTTGTAGCTCAGTTGATATTTAACCTGGCTCTTGACCAGGCCCGCCGTCGATGCACCGGTGGCGTAGTACTGCACGCCGTAGGTCATTTCCGCGGCTTTGTTGATCAGCGCAAAGCTCTTCGCCGCGCCGGCATCACCGGGTTTGATCACGCTGTTATCATCGATGTTGAACAATTGCAGGCCCACTTGCGTGGCAGCGGTGGCACCGCTCAGCTGGTTCTTCAACAGGCCGGTGCTCAAGTCCACCAGGCTGGCGTCGTAGAGGAACTGCGCGCGTACGTTCTGTACCGACGCCGAGCAATTATTCACGGCGATGCGAAAGTTCAACGGCACAGCGGTATCACCGGCCTGCGCCAGATCAGCCACTTTAGCGGTGGCCAGGTCTACCGTGAAGTCACCGTTGGAGCCGGTGGTGACTTCACAGGTTTCGTCGGTCACCTTGCCATTGAAGGTAATGGTTCCCGCATCTGCCGCAACAGCGGCTTGCGACATCAGGCCAAGCCCGACCAGGCTCAATACCGCGCTGCCCAAAGACACTTTAAACTGCTTCTTCATCACGTCTATATCCATCCAGAAAGTTTCAGACAAACGCCATCCGCGTTCCGCGTGAAGTGCACCCCTTATTGCCATCGGCCTCAGGCTGCATTCATGACGGCACGACAATTATCGGTACTGGGTCTTTATCGGTCTTTTAGAAAATGCCGCACTTTGTAGAAACAGCGCTTTATTTTTTCAATCGGTACAACACTGTATTTCAAGTTGCACAACAAGCCCGTTCAACGGCGCTCGTCCCGATAACTTGACGGGGTTATTCCCATCAGGCTCTTGAAACTTGCGCACATATGCGCGTGGTCCGAGAAGCCGCACTCGTGGGCGATATCGCTGAGGGTCGACGCCTGGCTTCTGAGTAACTCGCAAGCCTTGGTCACCCGCTCCAGCATCACGTATTGATGAGGCGTCTGGCCCAGGGTGGCCCTGAACTGGCGGATGAACGCCGAACGGCCGAGGCCGGCGATGGCAGCCAGTTCCTCCACCCGCAGCGGCGCACTCAGGTTGGCGCGCAAATGCGCGATGACAGGGTCGAATGCCTGCATCCGCCGGGCGCTGCCCACCTGGCCGCGCCAGGCATCGCGCAACTCCAGTGTATGAAAAGCAATGGCCCGTGCCAGGTGCTCGGTCTTCATGGCCGCCACACTGCCGGAGTGGTCCATGGCCCGCTTGATGCTGCGCAGCATCAGGCTCAGGCCGCGGTCCTGCAGGCCGAACATGGAGATCAACGGCAGGCGCAACCGCTCACCGGGATAAACCGGACTGCTGGCCACTTCTTCGAAGACTTCGGCGCGGATGAACACATGCAGCACGCGGGTGGCATTGGCCAGCTCCA
It encodes the following:
- a CDS encoding AraC family transcriptional regulator — translated: MPQYPLQHEYRRSDTPLALHPGMSLLKSSAGLGWKTVYAEVTDEMPHQATYKRTRDLWFVVPLRPLKITLHNNFRRQHGLLRPDSIVVTGPKEILQVELANATRVLHVFIRAEVFEEVASSPVYPGERLRLPLISMFGLQDRGLSLMLRSIKRAMDHSGSVAAMKTEHLARAIAFHTLELRDAWRGQVGSARRMQAFDPVIAHLRANLSAPLRVEELAAIAGLGRSAFIRQFRATLGQTPHQYVMLERVTKACELLRSQASTLSDIAHECGFSDHAHMCASFKSLMGITPSSYRDERR